The Magnolia sinica isolate HGM2019 chromosome 9, MsV1, whole genome shotgun sequence genome contains a region encoding:
- the LOC131255711 gene encoding uncharacterized protein LOC131255711 has protein sequence MSTLENLFMQIFDRRTWIVDHQLKPHRQSYDQSLASHLLINGIHPPSWLWNSTTLGSDAQKADPRELKKEELISGLLFPPPRPRPVPLSTGNCTIYSKHTVKGDDRRLSDSSAAETCGSNKCFDAVDRSIAVPKSSLSGNELGHKSIVNEVPRLPPISTSQIQTDARTSEIHSEPDPMSTILKSSLTENVLGQNILNEVPILNPISASPQVEMETKIADTSDQLLPKSSLNDSECGQKYIPNDVPQLNPIPASPQAQMDAKASNTFFRPDQSLQRFQRSRSRQKALELRSSVKTKTKRRSLKENIANEYTGRVTRSRTSCLHSTSVMESLKPKCSSEITSENNLRITQPRSTRQLCYADKSLKPAEHLNQVGGDEPQKEAGADMAALSEHGVKKVIQSDDVNDIHPQACTVGIVVTELASGAPEASPSVCSELKMVSADSEVGLAFIVSRPPTDADTFIEPKQLVFDDIEDCSLMLAVSRPLEEEKKETSLEMRAVSKLVPCQSSNEVTKTMDFQEMNGISADDLVKDKELFQADEQAGDQVQEKQVPLADELVWEKEVLQKIEYLNRDKEAEDDVSHSSFTCKHSNLSILSSKNRMSILSKKVCVGALGDTSPVSNGMSNHQAKVATNDLSPSQVDGRKSPLRSQLLSVMDSNLPKVASELLPAQSLKEVTVTMDFQEMNCVSVDDLVQNKELLQADELILEKEVPQANGLMQEKEALQSIEILNREKEAGKTLIDERQGEESLELLATKADERDVSRASFTCKPLKFSTSSLKNRMFISIKNVCGVAQGDTSPVSNAMSNHQTQITTDDLSPLQEDGRENSLRSQLLSAVDFNLPGVAQTASVADHKHIGELHVEPTETLLEDCEFKAAANNSLIKSTSTDLSDGTAFPVSRKPDMFLEAQDSGVSLVATDAANGRSVLRQTITPRGAENQMQEATFVTDAARRSVLRQTITPKGSQIQRQEATYFLRSSTSYSKKPHSSKSNGPHAVRKSGGMAKSACNACQSSWPMHKRRKTEWQSDNIFNTSPRIRRVIPLLQGHKNCLSKQSKSSEDASEVILECQHFPVSHEVEVEQSNVITESHGAEEHRNKKRRITKETRTFPKLQLPFSILRDYEGDTEMKGKDQSGIMASKETHVEASLDISVRSRADEDSPCCLKDAGETAEPATVLDAKRQRTSNDALDFLCFDGRLRGEGLKMSDSTKMSDSTVEGIKSTLGEHGLSSSYSVSSYFGDLDLLAADKTIPEFEGFNGGMLRQEGPNMSDSPEGTMEEIKSTLGELGLSSSFSARSSYLEDLDLLGVDKTMPESEGFSVSVPPENRPPSVVCEGFNFYDQYFSSITKEHVRALEQLCRSTCMLTPMSDPSTMYQMHTMPDVCQSLPNGLLEHKDLRKARLFNLGHVKQPNGSEDGKLIDGYCSVGTERDGSLLGRSYFDCMPSSSAQYGCDATRPPYSPPLGKLCWSTSSEKHVNRNPELTCFRIDEDTSINQENMHLDEVVNQFQKGSNSRKENIPNKREALAVVSSKYHNSPKLDSAAGNFFDRGSLDSMNMELNSLGAQKGGRTNLENGYENGRKYKNEDKENRSPSLVGNDAGKATEHHQNRFSRPKLSRKASEKKGSQTFSENRCKPMNIVSNISSFIPLVQQKQQTAAALTGKRDIKVKALEAAEAAKRLEEKRENERKMRKEAAKLEREKQEIVKQLELKKKEEEKKKKEVVMAARKREREEEERKEKERKRKCIEDVRKQQKEREEKVRAEKEEKEQRRKAADEERKRKELTEEARKQQKREKGREGAGSTIRMESEARPANAMMGNAIKGSSSQEDRKAFNEPNHIEKVVNTSDNLHKATEDGISFIEGIKVLESYVISPYQGSDNEEEEEDDNNDISEKKCIPLWARGKCVAQSLFSIKHIDPTGIFLRERCSRLSEVLLPRKQKPS, from the exons AGTTGAAGAAAGAAGAGCTGATTTCAGGCCTCCTATTCCCACCACCGCGGCCACGTCCTGTTCCTTTATCTACTGGTAACTGCACTATTTACAGCAAGCACACTGTTAAGGGAGATGATCGGCGACTTTCTGACAGCTCAGCTGCAGAAACCTGTGGTTCAAATAAATGTTTTGACGCAGTGGACAGGTCAATAGCAGTACCGAAGAGCTCACTTAGTGGCAATGAGCTTGGCCACAAATCTATTGTAAACGAAGTTCCTAGGTTACCTCCTATATCCACTTCTCAAATTCAGACGGATGCAAGAACCTCTGAGATTCATTCCGAACCAGATCCCATGTCAACGATTCTGAAGAGCTCACTCACTGAAAATGTACTTGGGCAGAATATCCTAAATGAAGTTCCGATTCTCAATCCTATTTCTGCTTCTCCTCAAGTTGAGATGGAAACTAAAATTGCTGATACTTCAGATCAATTGCTGCCGAAGAGCTCACTCAATGATAGTGAGTGTGGCCAGAAATATATCCCAAATGATGTTCCTCAGCTAAATCCTATTCCAGCTTCTCCTCAAGCTCAGATGGATGCAAAAGCTTCTAATACTTTCTTTCGACCAGATCAGTCACTGCAGAGAttccaacggtccagatcaagGCAGAAGGCTCTGGAGCTCCGAAGTAGtgttaaaacaaaaacaaaacggCGTTCCCTCAAGGAAAATATTGCCAATGAATATACTGGTAGAGTTACAAGGTCCAGAACTTCTTGCTTGCATTCTACTTCTGTCATGGAGTCATTGAAACCGAAGTGTTCCTCAGAAATCACCAGTGAAAATAATTTGAGAATTACGCAGCCTAGATCCACTAGGCAACTTTGTTATGCTGACAAATCATTGAAACCAGCAGAACATTTAAACCAAGTCGGAGGGGATGAACCCCAAAAGGAAGCAGGTGCTGACATGGCTGCTCTATCAGAGCATGGAGTGAAGAAAGTTATCCAGTCTGATGATGTCAATGATATTCACCCACAAGCTTGCACTGTTGGAATTGTAGTGACTGAGCTTGCTTCAGGTGCACCAGAGGCATCCCCCTCTGTTTGTTCTGAGTTGAAGATGGTGAGTGCTGACAGTGAAGTTGGTTTGGCATTTATTGTCTCGAGGCCTCCTACTGATGCTGACACCTTTATTGAGCCGAAGCAGCTTGTCTTTGATGACATAGAAGACTGCAGTTTGATGCTGGCTGTTAGTCGTCCcttggaagaagaaaagaaggagactTCTTTGGAAATGAGAGCTGTTAGCAAATTGGTGCCTTGTCAATCATCAAACGAAGTTACCAAGACTATGGATTTCCAGGAAATGAATGGTATTTCTGCAGATGATCTGGTGAAGGATAAGGAACTATTTCAGGCAGATGAGCAGGCAGGTGATCAGGTGCAGGAGAAGCAAGTACCACTGGCAGATGAGCTTGTGTGGGAGAAAGAAGTTTTGCAGAAGATAGAGTATTTGAACAGAGACAAGGAAGCTGAAGATGATGTTTCCCATTCCTCATTTACTTGCAAGCATTcaaatttatctattttatcatcgAAGAACAGAATGTCCATCTTGAGTAAAAAGGTTTGTGTGGGTGCACTAGGTGATACATCCCCAGTAAGCAATGGTATGTCAAACCACCAGGCCAAAGTAGCTACCAATGATCTATCTCCCTCTCAAGTGGATGGAAGAAAAAGCCCATTGAGAAGCCAGCTGCTGAGTGTCATGGATTCCAATCTGCCTAAAGTAGCTAGTGAGTTGCTGCCTGCTCAATCATTAAAGGAAGTTACTGTAACAATGGATTTCCAGGAAATGAATTGTGTTTCTGTGGATGATTTGGTGCAGAATAAGGAACTATTGCAGGCAGATGAGCTGATTCTGGAGAAGGAAGTACCGCAGGCAAATGGGCTCATGCAGGAGAAGGAAGCTTTGCAGAGTATAGAAATTTTGAACAGAGAAAAGGAAGCTGGGAAGACTTTGATTGATGAAAGGCAAGGAGAGGAAAGTCTTGAACTGTTAGCGACAAAGGCAGATGAACGTGATGTTTCCCGTGCATCATTTACTTGCAAGCCTTTAAAATTTTCTACTTCGTCATTGAAGAACAGAATGTTTATCTCCATTAAGAATGTTTGTGGGGTTGCTCAAGGTGATACATCCCCAGTAAGTAATGCAATGTCAAACCACCAGACACAAATAACTACCGATGATTTATCTCCATTGCAGGAGGATGGTAGAGAAAACTCATTGAGAAGCCAGCTGCTGAGTGCAGTGGATTTCAATCTGCCAGGAGTAGCACAAACAGCAAGTGTTGCTGATCACAAACATATTGGTGAGCTGCATGTTGAACCTACTGAGACATTGCTAGAAGATTGTGAATTCAAAGCTGCTGCAAATAACAGTCTGATAAAATCAACAAGCACAGATTTAAGTGATGGTACTGCTTTTCCTGTCTCTAGAAAACCTGACATGTTTTTGGAAGCTCAAGACAGTGGGGTTTCCTTGGTTGCAACAGATGCAGCAAATGGGAGAAGTGTTCTCAGGCAGACAATTACACCAAGGGGTGCTGAAAATCAGATGCAAGAAGCTACATTTGTAACAGATGCAGCAAGGAGAAGTGTTCTCAGGCAGACAATTACACCAAAGGGTTCTCAAATTCAGAGGCAAGAAGCTACGTACTTCCTAAGGAGCTCTACTAGTTACAGTAAGAAACCTCATTCTTCAAAATCAAATGGACCTCATGCTGTCAGGAAGTCCGGAGGAATGGCAAAATCTGCATGTAATGCATGTCAATCTTCATGGCCTATGCATAAGAGGAGAAAGACTGAGTGGCAATCAGATAACATATTCAATACTTCTCCAAGGATAAGAAGAGTTATACCACTTCTGCAGGGGCATAAGAACTGTCTCAGTAAACAATCAAAAAGTTCAGAAGATGCTTCGGAGGTTATCCTGGAGTGTCAGCATTTCCCTGTATCTCATGAAGTGGAAGTTGAACAATCAAATGTAATCACTGAGAGCCATGGGGCAGAGGAGCATCGGAATAAGAAACGTCGTATCACAAAGGAAACCAGAACATTTCCGAAGCTGCAATTACCATTCTCTATATTACGAGACTATGAG GGTGATACTGAGATGAAAGGGAAAGATCAAAGTGGAATCATGGCATCTAAAGAGACCCATGTTGAGGCTTCCCTTGACATTAGTGTGAGAAGTCGAGCAGATGAAGATTCGCCGTGTTGCTTAAAGGATGCAGGGGAAACAGCAGAACCTGCTACTGTTCTCGATGCCAAAAGACAGCGCACTTCAAATGATGCTCTAGATTTTCTGTGTTTTGATGGTAGGCTTAGAGGGGAAGGCCTGAAAATGTCTGATTCAACCAAAATGTCTGATTCAACTGTGGAAGGGATCAAATCCACCCTTGGAGAGCATGGTTTGTCTTCATCTTATTCAGTTAGCTCATATTTTGGAGATCTAGATTTACTTGCTGCTGACAAAACCATTCCAGAGTTTGAGGGGTTCAATGGTGGTATGCTAAGACAGGAAGGGCCAAACATGTCTGATTCTCCTGAAGGAACCATGGAAGAGATCAAATCCACCCTTGGAGAGCTTGGTTTGTCTTCATCCTTTTCAGCAAGGTCCTCGTATCTTGAAGATCTAGATTTGCTTGGTGTTGACAAAACCATGCCAGAGTCTGAGGGGTTTAGTGTTAGTGTGCCTCCTGAGAATAGACCACCCTCAGTTGTTTGTGAAGGATTTAACTTTTATGATCAATATTTTTCAAGCATAACAAAAGAACACGTTAGGGCTCTTGAGCAGCTGTGCAGATCTACTTGTATGCTTACCCCAATGTCTGATCCTTCAACAATGTATCAAATGCACACAATGCCAGATGTCTGCCAATCTTTACCTAATGGGCTTTTGGAGCACAAAGATTTGAGGAAAGCTCGTCTGTTCAATTTGGGTCATGTTAAGCAACCTAATGGCAGTGAAGATGGTAAGCTTATTGATGGTTATTGCAGCGTTGGAACAGAAAGAGACGGTTCTTTGCTGGGAAGATCTTATTTTGATTGCATGCCCTCTTCTAGTGCTCAATATGGGTGCGATGCTACTAGACCTCCTTATAGCCCCCCTCTTGGGAAACTTTGCTGGAGTACTAGTTCGGAGAAACATGTCAATCGAAATCCAGAACTTACTTGTTTCCGGATTGATGAAGATACTTCCATTAATCAAGAAAATATGCATCTAGATGAGGTGGTGAATCAATTCCAGAAAGGAAGCAACTCAAGGAAAGAAAATATTCCAAATAAGAGAGAAGCGCTTGCTGTTGTGAGCTCAAAATATCACAACTCACCGAAATTGGATTCTGCTGCTGGGAATTTTTTTGACAGGGGAAGTCTAGATTCCATGAACATGGAACTCAACTCTCTCGGGGCACAAAAGGGTGGCAGGACAAACCTTGAAAATGGATATGAAAACGGTAGAAAATATAAGAATGAGGATAAGGAGAACCGAAGTCCTTCACTAGTTGGAAATGATGCAGGAAAGGCCACTGAACATCATCAGAACAGGTTCAGTAGACCAAAATTATCAAGGAAAGCAAGCGAGAAGAAGGGAAGCCAAACTTTCTCAGAGAACAGGTGCAAGCCTATGAACATTGTTTCTAACATTTCATCGTTCATCCCACTTGTTCAGCAAAAACAACAAACAGCGGCAGCTTTGACAG GGAAGAGAGACATTAAAGTGAAAGCCCTGGAGGCTGCCGAGGCTGCAAAACGTcttgaagagaaaagagaaaatgagCGTAAAATGCGGAAAGAAGCTGCTAAGCTTGAGAGAGAGAAGCAGGAAATTGTTAAACAATTGGAgctgaagaagaaagaggaggaaaagaagaaaaaagaagtagTTATGGCAGcaaggaagagggagagggaagaagaagaaaggaaggagaaagaaagaaaaaggaagtgtATCGAAGATGTGCGGAAGCAGCAGAAAGAGCGAGAGGAGAAAGTACGGGccgagaaagaggagaaagagcagCGTCGAAAAGCTGCT GATGAGGAGCGTAAGAGGAAAGAATTAACAGAAGAGGCAAGAAAGCAgcagaaaagagaaaaaggaagggaAGGAGCCGGGTCTACAATAAGGATGGAATCTGAAGCAAGGCCTGCCAATGCCATGATGGGAAATGCCATAAAAGGAAGCAGTAGTCAAGAAGATCGTAAGGCTTTTAACGAGCCTAATCATATTGAAAAG GTGGTCAACACATCAGATAATTTACACAAGGCAACTGAAGATGGCATCTCGTTCATTGAAGGAATCAAGGTACTGGAGTCATATGTAATTTCTCCATATCAAGGTTCagacaatgaagaagaagaagaggacgaTAACAATGACATATCTGAGAAGAAATGTATCCCTTTGTGGGCCAG GGGAAAATGCGTGGCTCAAAGTCTATTCTCCATTAAACATATAGATCCAACTGGAATTTTTCTTCGCGAAAGATGTTCCAGATTAAGTGAAG TTCTTTTACCTCGGAAGCAAAAGCCATCATAG